DNA sequence from the Dehalococcoidales bacterium genome:
CCACCGGCATGGTCGCGTTTTCCGAGACGAATTTTATCAGCCCGGCGCCGCCGCGGGGAACAATCAGGTCAATGATGTTGTTCATCTTGAGCAACTCATTGACCAGTGCCCGGTCGGTATTCTCGATGAGCTGTACCGCTCCCTCCGGCACTCCGGCCCGGGTGGCTGCCTCCTGGACTAATTCCGCCAGGGCGCGGTTGGAGTTGATTGCTTCCTTGCCGCCCCGGAGGATAACGGCGTTGCCTGACTTCAAACAGAGGACGGAAATGTCTATGGTAACGTTGGGGCGGCTTTCATAGATAGTCCCGATTACTCCCAGGGGCACCCGCTTGCGGCCAATGGTCAAGCCGTTGGGCAGGGTGCGCATGTCAAAGACCTCGCCTACCGGGTCGGGCAGGGCGGCCACTGCCAGGACATCTTTTGCCATTCCTTCAAGCCGGTCGGCGTTCAGCAGCAGCCGGTCAAGCATGGCGGCATCCATCCCGGACGCTTCCGCTTCCCGGTAATCGATTTTATTGGCGGCCAGGATTTTATCCTTTTTGCCGAGCAGGTCATCAGCGATGTTCGCCAGGGCCTGGTTCTTAATCTCCGTGGGTAGATATGCCATTTTACGGGAAGCCGCTTTAGCCGCATCCCCTTTTATCCTGAGTTCATTCATAACACTACCTCATCGGGTGTTTAATGTTTTCTGAAAATGTCATTGCGAGACCATTGCGATGAAGTCGGAAGGCGAAGCAATCCGGGTGGTGGGGAAGCTGCAACCCCTCCCGGATTGCCACGTCGCTACGCTCCTCGCAATGACATGTTATCTTGGATTTCAAATTTTCCTATAATATCACCAGGTTATTACGGTGCACCACCTCTGAGCCGTAGTCATAGCCGAGAAGGTCGACGATCTTCCGGGAGTGTGCCCCCTTGATGAGGGCGATATCCGCTGAACTGTAGTTGGTGATGCCGCATCCCAGACGCACCCCCTGGGTGTCATAGATATTGACCGTGTCCCCGCGGCTGAACTTGCCCCCAATCTGGACTATACCGGCCGCCAGCAGGCTGCGGTTCTGCTTCTTCAGTGCCAGTGCCGCGCCGCTATCCACCACCAGCTTGCCCCGGGTATTCAGACCGCTTAATAGCCACCGCTCCCGGCTTTCCAGCTGGCTGACGTTGGGCAGAAAGCAGGTACCTACCGCCTCACCATTGACCAGCCGTGTCATAATATCAGCTTCTCTGCCGTCGGCGATGACTACCTTTACTCCGGATGCGGTCGCCAGCTTCGCCGCCTCAATCTTGGTCGCCATCCCCCCCACGCCCAGCTTGCCAGTACCATCGAAAGCCAGGCTTTCGATTTCAGCGTTTATCCGCTCTACCTGTGGGATAAGGCAGGCGTCCGGGTGGCGCTGCGGGTCGGCGGTATACAGCCCGGCAATATCGGTCAATATCAGGAGCAGGTCGGCATCGATTAGATTGGCGACCATGGCGGACAGATTGTCGTTATCGCCGAACCTGGCTTCGTGGAGTTCATCCACGGCAACAACGTCATTTTCATTGACGATACCGATAACTCTGAGCTCCATTAAGGCGAGCAGGGTATTGCGGGCGTTAAGGTAACCGGCGCGGTCAGTCAGGTCCGCCCTGGTCAGTAAAGCCTGGGCTACCGTGATATCATGTTCAGCAAACAGTTGCTCATAGACGTTCATCAACCGGCCCTGTCCTATGGAAGCCAGCACCTGTTTAAAAGGGATGCCCCGCCGGCCCCGGCTCACTCCCAGCTTATGGCGCCCGGCGGCGACGGCCCCGGAAGAGACCACGACCAGCTCCAGCCCCTGCCCGTGCAGCCGGGCTATCTGGGCAACCAGCCCGGACATTATTTCCGGGTTCAGGTGGTCACTGCCGCCGGTGAGCAGACTGGTGCCCAGCTTGACCACTATCCGCCGGCAGGAGGTCGGAGTCTTTGAGACGGATTTTTCACTTCTGATTTCAGCCATTCTGCTTCATTATAGCAACCCAGGGCGGGTGAAACAACAGTTGGGCAAAGGGCCCTGATATTTTTAGGACGTGGATAGCCTTGAGGCAGCGCCGGGCGCCGTGTTAGAATTGCATTGAGGGCTAGTTGTTTGCAGCTAGCCCTAGAGGTGTTTGGGGAGAGAGATGCCAGCCAGCCTGAAACAGTTACTACAGCTAATCGATGATATGCCGGCTTACCGCCAGCTTGTTGCCAAACTGAACTCGGGTAACAATGCCCGGGCGGCAATGCTGGAGGCGGCCAAACCTTATGTTATCGCGGCCCTGTACCGGAGCCAGCAGCGGCCGGTAATGGTGGTTACCGCTCAACCGGAAAACAGTAAACGACTCTACGAGCAACTGCTGGCATGGTGTGATTCCGGCCAGATAAAGCTGTTCCCTGAGCCTGACGCTCTACCCTACGAGCATATCACCGCCGGTAACTCTACTGAGATGGAGCGACTCCAGGTACTGTCATCTCTGGCCAATGTTGCCCCCGGTGACGGGGAATCGCCGGTATTGCCCCCTCTGGTTGTTGTCTCAGCCCTGGCGCTGGCGCAGAAGACAGTCCCGTTTCGTGATTTCACGGCGGCGGTACATACTATCAGCCAGGGGATGGAAGCTGAGCCGTTCCAGCTGCTGGGTCGCTGGCAGGCGATGGGTTACCGCTTGAAGAGTACGGTGGAAGTACCTGGCACGATGAGCCATCGGGGGGGTATCGTGGATATTTACCCGCCGACCGGTGAATTGCCCGCCCGGCTGGAATTCCTGGGGAATACCGTGAACAGCATCCGTCTCTTTGACCCGGCAGACCAGCGTTCCCGGAAGATGGTTGAATCTATCGTCGTCGGCCCGGCTGCGGAGTTGCTGACGTCTCCCGTTAGTGGAGAGGAAGAATTAACCGCTGTCTCGGGTGCTGGGATGAGAGAACGGTTGAAACAGGAACTGGCGGCGTCACCAGATATGGAAAGTTCGGACAGGCTGTTATACGCCTCGCTATTTAACCGGGACAGTATTCTAAGCTATCTACCTCAGGATGCTCTGCTGATAATCGATGAACCGGAGAATATTAAGGCGGCTATTGAAGATCTGGCTGCTAAAGCTGGTGAGCTGCGGGCGGAGAGACTGGAGCGGGGAGACTTGCCACCTGATTCATCCAGGCCTTATTTTACCCGGGATGAACTGGAGCCGTTGCTGTCAGAGCGTCAGTCCCTGGAGCTGACAGCCTGGGGTACCGCTGACAGTGAGCCGTGCTATGAACTGAATTTTAGCTCTGCCCCGAGCTATGCCGGGCAGTTACCGGCATTCATCAAAAAGGTTGGACAGATGTTGGCTGAGGGACAACGTCTCATTGTGGTCAGCCATCAGGCCAGCCGTTTAGCGGAGCTGCTTGAGGAAGATAATATCCTGGCGGCGCCGCTTACTGAAGTCAAGCAGGTGCCTCCACCCGGCTCACTGACTCTGGTGCAGGGGCTGCTGTCAGAGGGCTGGACTATGAATGGGGATACCTGCCTGTTTACTGATGCCGAGCTCTTCGGTTTCGTCAAGCAGCACCGGCAGATGAAGAAGCGCCCGGTATCTCACCAAAAGCTCTTTGCTGACATAACTCCAGGCGATTACGTGGTGCACGTTGATCATGGTATCGCCCGGTTTTCCGGCGTGACCACGCGCCGTATCAGTGGTAATGACAAGGAGTACCTGGTACTGGAATATGCCGCCGGTGATACCCTTTATGTCCCCGCCGACCAGATAGACCGCGTCAGCCGCTACATCGGCTCCGGGGAACGGCAGCCGGTATTGAGTCGGCTGGGCACCCAGGAATGGTCGCGCGTTAAAACAAAGGTCAAGGAGTCAGTAGCGGAGATTGCCCGTGAACTGCTGACTCTCTACGCGGTGCGGCAGGTAGCGCCCGCTTTTGCCTTTTCTCCGGATACAATCTGGCAGCAGGAACTGGAGGCTTCCTTCCCCTACGTTGAGACTCCGGACCAGATGACGGTGCAGAAGCAGGTGAAAGCGGACATGGAGCAGGCGAAGCCGATGGACCGCCTGGTCTGCGGGGATGTCGGCTATGGTAAGACCGAGGTGGCGCTCCGCGCCGCCTTCAAAGCGGTCATGGACGGCAAGCAGGTGGCGGTGCTCGTACCGACGACGGTGCTGGCGGAGCAGCATGTTGCTACCTTCAGCCAGAGAATGATGGCTTTCCCGGTAAGGGTTGAAGTATTGAGCCGGTTCCGCACCGCTAAGGAACAGCAGGCTATCATTGACGGACTGGCGGACGGGACGGTGGACATCTGTATCGGCACTCACCGTCTTCTGCAAAAAGATGTTATTTTCAAAGATCTGGGGTTGTTGATTATTGATGAGGAGCAGCGTTTCGGCGTTGTCCACAAGGAATACCTCAAGCGGATGAGGCGGGAGGTGGATGTGCTCACACTGAGTGCCACTCCAATACCGCGTACCCTGCACATGTCCCTGGTCGGGGTGCGGGACATGAGTATCATGGAAACGCCTCCCGAGGAACGCCTGCCCATCAAGACCTATGTCGCCGGGTATGATGAGCGCCTGGTACGGGAAGCGATAATCAGGGAACTGGAACGGAACGGCCAGGTATTCTTTATTCACAACCGGGTGCAGAGCATCGCCCTGATGGCTCATAAGCTCCGGAATCTTGTCCCTGAAGCGCGCGTGGCCATCGCTCATGGACAGATGGTGGAGGGGGAACTGGAGCGGGTGATGGCTGACTTCGTCCAGGGTAAAAGTGATGTTTTGCTCTGTACCACCATTATCGAATCAGGGCTGGATTTGCCTAACGTTAATACCCTGATTGTTAACCAGGCGGACAAGTTTGGACTGACCCAGCTTTACCAGTTGCGGGGACGGATAGGGCGTGGGGCTAACCTGGCCCACGCCTATTTCCTCTATGACAGAGGCGAGCACCTGACCTCGACGGCGGAGAAGCGCCTGCGGACTATCTTTGAAGCCACCGAGCTTGGCGCCGGTCTTGGAATAGCCATGAGAGACCTGGAGATCCGGGGGGCGGGTACGCTGC
Encoded proteins:
- a CDS encoding glutamate-5-semialdehyde dehydrogenase, with the protein product MNELRIKGDAAKAASRKMAYLPTEIKNQALANIADDLLGKKDKILAANKIDYREAEASGMDAAMLDRLLLNADRLEGMAKDVLAVAALPDPVGEVFDMRTLPNGLTIGRKRVPLGVIGTIYESRPNVTIDISVLCLKSGNAVILRGGKEAINSNRALAELVQEAATRAGVPEGAVQLIENTDRALVNELLKMNNIIDLIVPRGGAGLIKFVSENATMPVVTGGMGVCHTYIDRNADITQAVAIAFNAKVQRPTVCNALDTLLVHSGIARDYLPLIAAEWAKAGVEMHGDERALSILKTDSSLKLVPAREEDWGREFLALVAAVKVVDSLDEALEHIERYGSGHSEAIITGDYSAANRFLNEVDAACVYVNASTRFTDGGQFGLGAEVGISTQKMHARGPLGLKELTSYKWIISGSGQVRP
- the proB gene encoding glutamate 5-kinase, yielding MAEIRSEKSVSKTPTSCRRIVVKLGTSLLTGGSDHLNPEIMSGLVAQIARLHGQGLELVVVSSGAVAAGRHKLGVSRGRRGIPFKQVLASIGQGRLMNVYEQLFAEHDITVAQALLTRADLTDRAGYLNARNTLLALMELRVIGIVNENDVVAVDELHEARFGDNDNLSAMVANLIDADLLLILTDIAGLYTADPQRHPDACLIPQVERINAEIESLAFDGTGKLGVGGMATKIEAAKLATASGVKVVIADGREADIMTRLVNGEAVGTCFLPNVSQLESRERWLLSGLNTRGKLVVDSGAALALKKQNRSLLAAGIVQIGGKFSRGDTVNIYDTQGVRLGCGITNYSSADIALIKGAHSRKIVDLLGYDYGSEVVHRNNLVIL
- the mfd gene encoding transcription-repair coupling factor; the protein is MPASLKQLLQLIDDMPAYRQLVAKLNSGNNARAAMLEAAKPYVIAALYRSQQRPVMVVTAQPENSKRLYEQLLAWCDSGQIKLFPEPDALPYEHITAGNSTEMERLQVLSSLANVAPGDGESPVLPPLVVVSALALAQKTVPFRDFTAAVHTISQGMEAEPFQLLGRWQAMGYRLKSTVEVPGTMSHRGGIVDIYPPTGELPARLEFLGNTVNSIRLFDPADQRSRKMVESIVVGPAAELLTSPVSGEEELTAVSGAGMRERLKQELAASPDMESSDRLLYASLFNRDSILSYLPQDALLIIDEPENIKAAIEDLAAKAGELRAERLERGDLPPDSSRPYFTRDELEPLLSERQSLELTAWGTADSEPCYELNFSSAPSYAGQLPAFIKKVGQMLAEGQRLIVVSHQASRLAELLEEDNILAAPLTEVKQVPPPGSLTLVQGLLSEGWTMNGDTCLFTDAELFGFVKQHRQMKKRPVSHQKLFADITPGDYVVHVDHGIARFSGVTTRRISGNDKEYLVLEYAAGDTLYVPADQIDRVSRYIGSGERQPVLSRLGTQEWSRVKTKVKESVAEIARELLTLYAVRQVAPAFAFSPDTIWQQELEASFPYVETPDQMTVQKQVKADMEQAKPMDRLVCGDVGYGKTEVALRAAFKAVMDGKQVAVLVPTTVLAEQHVATFSQRMMAFPVRVEVLSRFRTAKEQQAIIDGLADGTVDICIGTHRLLQKDVIFKDLGLLIIDEEQRFGVVHKEYLKRMRREVDVLTLSATPIPRTLHMSLVGVRDMSIMETPPEERLPIKTYVAGYDERLVREAIIRELERNGQVFFIHNRVQSIALMAHKLRNLVPEARVAIAHGQMVEGELERVMADFVQGKSDVLLCTTIIESGLDLPNVNTLIVNQADKFGLTQLYQLRGRIGRGANLAHAYFLYDRGEHLTSTAEKRLRTIFEATELGAGLGIAMRDLEIRGAGTLLGFRQSGHISAIGFHLYSQLLAQAVEEEKARQSGITEPDTRPSRLPSPTVSLPLPAFIPEDYVPDLTTRLVLYHKMAALDSIEEVGVLGQEFTDRFGSMPAEVKNLLYVLKIKVMAARAGIESVSTDHGEIVMGLFEGMRFDKQKLAPFLDGAVYLRGLRLHLNPKRIGKEWRKVLEEVVGRVG